From the Deinococcus radiophilus genome, one window contains:
- a CDS encoding PQQ-dependent sugar dehydrogenase, whose protein sequence is MILATAALALSGLALAQQPVPQPRPLPAPEPAVTVTATRFEPVALGFSADQLERLTVPEGFEISVMATGLGNARMMHVMDDGGIYLTRRAQGDIWYLRDRNGDGQFSALERRKVAENLSKVHGLDVKDGKLYAVGEKTIWVMDLRENGSLSTPRVFADGFPDAGQHPARGLRWGPDGYLYASFGSTNNDAPTQNPEEATTLRIRPDGQWREVYARGLRHTIGFDFQPMTGQLFGMDQGSDWHGDNIPPEELNRLQRGENYGWPFCYGTDATPDPYTNSSQIPGRITKAEYCAETTGSELNYDAHAAAIGMQFYTGEQFPTEYQGDAFVAFRGSWNRSEPSGYEIARVVFNAQNEPERIEPFVTGFVFPEDGTWKQFGRVAGVATYTDGSLLFTDDQSGVIYRVQYEGDS, encoded by the coding sequence ATGATTCTGGCCACTGCCGCGCTGGCCTTGTCCGGCCTGGCGCTGGCGCAGCAGCCCGTCCCTCAGCCACGCCCCCTGCCCGCGCCTGAACCTGCCGTCACGGTGACGGCCACCCGCTTTGAGCCAGTCGCTCTGGGCTTCAGCGCCGATCAGCTGGAGCGGCTGACTGTCCCAGAAGGCTTTGAGATCAGTGTCATGGCGACGGGGCTAGGCAACGCCCGCATGATGCACGTCATGGACGACGGCGGAATCTATCTGACCCGCCGCGCCCAGGGAGATATCTGGTACCTGAGGGACCGCAACGGGGACGGCCAGTTCAGCGCTCTGGAGCGCCGCAAGGTGGCCGAGAACCTCAGCAAAGTGCATGGGCTGGATGTCAAAGACGGCAAACTCTACGCTGTTGGCGAAAAGACCATCTGGGTGATGGATCTCCGTGAAAACGGCAGCCTGAGTACGCCACGCGTATTTGCCGACGGCTTCCCTGACGCTGGGCAGCATCCGGCCCGTGGCCTGCGCTGGGGACCGGACGGCTACCTGTACGCTTCTTTCGGGTCCACCAACAACGACGCCCCCACGCAGAACCCCGAAGAAGCTACCACGCTGCGTATTCGCCCGGACGGTCAGTGGCGCGAAGTGTACGCCCGTGGCCTGCGCCACACCATCGGCTTCGACTTTCAGCCGATGACCGGTCAGCTGTTCGGGATGGATCAGGGGTCCGACTGGCACGGCGATAATATTCCTCCTGAAGAACTGAACCGTCTACAGCGCGGTGAGAACTATGGCTGGCCCTTTTGCTATGGCACAGACGCCACGCCTGACCCCTATACCAACAGCAGCCAGATCCCTGGCCGCATCACCAAGGCGGAATACTGCGCTGAGACAACCGGCAGTGAGTTGAACTACGATGCCCACGCCGCCGCGATCGGGATGCAGTTTTACACCGGCGAGCAGTTCCCCACCGAGTACCAGGGCGACGCGTTCGTGGCTTTCCGCGGCTCTTGGAACCGTTCGGAACCCAGCGGTTATGAGATCGCCCGTGTCGTGTTCAATGCCCAGAATGAGCCGGAGCGCATCGAGCCTTTCGTCACCGGTTTCGTGTTTCCTGAGGACGGCACCTGGAAGCAGTTCGGTCGCGTGGCGGGCGTCGCCACCTACACCGACGGCAGCCTGCTGTTTACCGACGACCAAAGCGGCGTGATCTACCGCGTGCAGTACGAAGGAGACTCCTGA
- a CDS encoding superoxide dismutase family protein: MKAQPATFGLTLLATLTLGLATAGGLEPPVTVPAPVQTVPVPPVPAQPAPMPLRPTAPQPLTARADLVNPGGERVGQATFVQASGSHSVQVSLEVEGLTPGQHGMHIHENSACAPGIDPATNTTVAFGAAGGHFDPGQSSNHGTPTTPNKEGHGGDLPMLTAGADGTARASFTTDKISLSGPDGSLARTLMIHAQADDHQSDPAGKSGARIVCGTLVRQGLSLRDYELPGAQTFPEGVAYDAQRGLLLTGSSQNGNIYAVNAQSGEVKLHSPGGAVGRQAAVGLELDPQGRLWIAGGAQGTVSVLDKGGMVLKVLETPKSPAPFVNDLTLAPDGFVYVTDSQRPVIFRVSPDMELSAWLDLSGTPIQYGEGVNLNGIVATPDGRALLIAQTNTGDLWRVDLRTKAVARVMTGLDHADGLWLDGRTLYVARNTAQVVSRVELAADYASGTLVAEEPLGGLRFPTTLTAVGNDLVVVQGQLNRRSGTPETPFKLTRFSRF, from the coding sequence ATGAAAGCCCAACCAGCGACTTTTGGCCTAACCCTGCTGGCCACCCTGACCCTGGGCCTGGCGACTGCAGGCGGCTTGGAACCCCCAGTCACGGTCCCTGCTCCAGTCCAGACTGTTCCTGTGCCACCCGTCCCAGCGCAGCCGGCTCCCATGCCTCTGCGCCCCACTGCCCCACAGCCTCTGACGGCCCGCGCTGATCTGGTGAACCCAGGCGGTGAGCGCGTCGGTCAGGCCACCTTTGTGCAGGCCAGCGGCTCGCACAGCGTGCAGGTCAGCCTGGAAGTCGAGGGGCTGACACCCGGGCAACACGGCATGCACATTCACGAAAACAGCGCCTGTGCCCCCGGCATTGACCCGGCCACCAACACCACCGTGGCCTTCGGCGCGGCGGGCGGGCACTTTGATCCCGGCCAGAGCAGCAACCACGGTACCCCCACCACCCCCAACAAGGAGGGTCACGGCGGCGACCTGCCGATGCTGACCGCCGGAGCCGACGGCACCGCCCGCGCCAGCTTCACCACCGACAAAATCAGCCTGAGTGGCCCTGATGGCTCACTGGCCCGCACGCTGATGATCCATGCCCAGGCCGACGACCATCAGTCGGACCCGGCCGGTAAATCTGGTGCCCGGATCGTCTGCGGCACCCTGGTGCGCCAGGGCCTGAGCCTGCGCGACTACGAGCTGCCTGGTGCCCAGACCTTCCCCGAAGGCGTGGCTTACGATGCGCAGCGCGGCTTGCTGCTCACTGGCAGCAGCCAGAACGGCAACATCTACGCCGTGAACGCTCAGAGCGGCGAAGTCAAATTGCATAGCCCCGGCGGTGCGGTGGGCCGCCAGGCCGCCGTAGGCCTGGAACTTGATCCCCAGGGACGGCTGTGGATCGCGGGGGGTGCTCAGGGAACGGTCAGCGTGCTGGACAAGGGCGGCATGGTGCTGAAGGTGCTGGAGACTCCTAAGAGCCCCGCGCCGTTCGTCAATGATCTGACCCTGGCCCCTGACGGGTTTGTGTACGTGACCGACAGCCAGCGTCCAGTCATTTTCCGTGTGTCGCCTGACATGGAGCTGAGCGCCTGGCTGGATCTGAGTGGGACGCCGATCCAGTATGGCGAGGGCGTCAACCTCAATGGGATTGTGGCCACGCCAGACGGCCGCGCCCTGCTGATTGCCCAGACCAATACCGGCGACCTCTGGCGAGTGGATCTGCGGACCAAAGCTGTCGCGCGGGTCATGACCGGACTGGACCACGCCGACGGCTTGTGGCTGGACGGAAGGACGCTATACGTCGCCCGCAACACGGCGCAGGTGGTCAGCCGCGTAGAGCTGGCCGCCGACTATGCCAGCGGCACCCTGGTGGCCGAAGAGCCGCTGGGTGGCCTGCGCTTTCCCACCACCCTGACCGCTGTTGGAAATGACTTGGTGGTGGTACAGGGCCAGCTGAACCGCCGCAGCGGCACTCCCGAAACGCCCTTCAAGCTGACCCGCTTCAGCCGCTTCTGA
- the mglB gene encoding GTPase-activating protein MglB gives MIEPTLALYGDAYDKVDRHLEELLKNTGVRYCLLVDRKGFVLSHKEAIWAPDPPALDSVATLVASNAAATSALANMLGEHTFSEQIHQGENGTLYVESVGAESLLTLIFDSTVPLGRVKVQTKKTIAEVAAILEALKDAPAVEFDEDFSKGASALLDDLLG, from the coding sequence ATGATTGAACCCACCCTGGCGCTATATGGCGACGCTTATGACAAAGTGGACCGTCACCTAGAGGAACTGCTGAAAAACACTGGTGTACGGTACTGCCTGCTGGTGGACCGCAAGGGCTTTGTGCTGTCTCACAAAGAAGCCATCTGGGCTCCCGACCCCCCGGCGCTGGACAGCGTGGCCACGCTGGTCGCCAGTAACGCTGCGGCCACCTCAGCGTTGGCCAACATGCTGGGCGAGCATACCTTCAGTGAGCAGATTCATCAGGGTGAAAACGGCACGCTGTACGTGGAGTCGGTGGGCGCCGAGAGCCTGCTGACATTGATTTTCGATTCCACCGTACCGCTGGGCCGCGTCAAGGTACAGACCAAGAAGACCATCGCTGAAGTTGCGGCCATCCTTGAAGCCCTCAAGGACGCTCCTGCAGTCGAGTTCGACGAAGACTTTTCCAAAGGTGCCAGCGCTCTGCTGGACGACCTGCTCGGCTGA
- the mglA gene encoding GTPase MglA has protein sequence MSTINFAAREINCKIVYYGPGVAGKTVNLKYVFSKVPEELRGEMVSLETEDERTLFFDFMPLELGSVQGFKTRFHLYTVPGQVFYNASRKLILRGVDGIVFVADSAPERLRANAESMRNLRENLAEHGIDVNTIPIVLQINKRDLPGALPVDIIRSVIDPQRKMPVIEAEAINGKGVFESLKLASKLVLDRLAKTA, from the coding sequence ATGAGTACCATCAACTTTGCTGCCCGCGAGATCAACTGCAAAATCGTCTATTACGGCCCCGGTGTGGCCGGTAAAACCGTCAACCTCAAGTACGTCTTTTCCAAAGTTCCCGAAGAGCTGCGTGGTGAAATGGTCAGTCTGGAAACCGAGGACGAGCGCACCCTGTTTTTCGATTTTATGCCGCTGGAACTGGGCAGCGTGCAGGGCTTCAAGACCCGCTTTCACCTGTATACCGTGCCGGGCCAGGTGTTTTATAACGCCAGCCGTAAGCTGATTCTGCGCGGGGTGGACGGCATCGTCTTCGTGGCGGACAGCGCCCCTGAGCGTCTGCGGGCCAATGCCGAGAGCATGCGCAACCTGCGCGAAAACCTGGCCGAACACGGGATTGACGTGAACACCATTCCCATCGTGCTGCAGATCAACAAGCGCGACCTGCCGGGTGCCCTGCCGGTCGACATCATCCGCTCGGTGATTGACCCTCAGCGGAAGATGCCCGTAATTGAGGCTGAAGCGATCAATGGCAAAGGCGTCTTTGAGTCGCTGAAGCTGGCCTCCAAGCTGGTACTGGACCGTCTGGCCAAAACGGCCTGA
- a CDS encoding menaquinone biosynthesis family protein: MSAHRNPAAHTLDLGYSFCPNDTFIFHALQAGLVPSPLPVREVLSDVQTLNDWAGTSRLPLTKISYRAAFEVLDSYALLRSGGALGRGVGPLVVAREELGDLNGKRVASPGRLTTAELLLRLAWPDAVPVRMRFDEVMPAVERGEYQGEGIDAGLIIHESRFTYAQRGLVRVRDMGEWWDTETGLPLPLGAILVRRDLPLGVQRGLQEAVRASIDHAWAHPQAARDYIRQHALELDDAVMQAHIDLYVNEFSRDVGELGERAVHELHRRALALGVVPPTAQPLFVPG; the protein is encoded by the coding sequence ATGTCTGCTCATCGGAACCCTGCAGCCCACACACTGGACCTGGGCTATTCCTTTTGCCCCAACGACACGTTTATCTTCCATGCCCTCCAGGCTGGGCTGGTCCCCTCGCCGCTTCCGGTGCGCGAAGTGCTGAGCGACGTGCAGACCCTCAACGACTGGGCCGGCACGTCCCGCTTGCCGCTGACCAAGATCAGCTACCGGGCCGCCTTTGAGGTACTGGATAGCTACGCCCTGCTGCGCTCTGGCGGGGCACTGGGGCGTGGGGTAGGGCCACTGGTGGTGGCCCGTGAAGAACTGGGCGACCTGAACGGCAAACGGGTGGCGTCGCCAGGCCGTCTGACCACCGCCGAATTGCTGCTGCGCCTGGCCTGGCCTGACGCGGTGCCTGTCCGAATGCGCTTTGACGAGGTCATGCCCGCTGTGGAGCGCGGCGAATACCAGGGCGAAGGAATAGATGCTGGGCTGATCATTCACGAAAGCCGCTTTACCTACGCCCAGCGCGGGCTGGTGCGGGTGCGTGACATGGGCGAGTGGTGGGACACCGAAACCGGCCTGCCCCTGCCCCTGGGGGCCATTCTGGTGCGCCGCGACTTGCCGCTGGGGGTGCAGCGCGGCCTTCAGGAAGCCGTGCGGGCCAGCATTGACCATGCCTGGGCCCACCCACAGGCCGCGCGGGACTATATCCGTCAGCACGCCCTGGAACTGGATGATGCCGTCATGCAGGCCCACATTGACCTGTACGTGAACGAATTCAGCCGCGATGTAGGCGAACTGGGCGAACGTGCTGTACACGAGCTGCACCGCCGGGCGCTGGCCCTGGGCGTGGTTCCACCCACCGCACAACCCCTGTTCGTACCCGGGTGA
- a CDS encoding superoxide dismutase family protein, translating to MHKLSHFSALTLTVPALALALTGAALAGGGAPAPTPAEPAPVQTAPVSPAPGQPTPTTPTTGGGYVPSPYVAKATLLNAEGQIRGSVRFSQVEGGTRVQVLASGLTPGQAGMHVHANGVCEASRNEQTGEVTPFGAAGGHFDPAGTGNHATPTTSSLLGHAGDLPMLTVGEDGRAEADFVTQKISVNGFFGVMGKSVVVHAMSDDYATDPAGNAGARVSCGVVTR from the coding sequence ATGCACAAACTGTCCCATTTCTCTGCCCTGACCCTCACGGTCCCCGCGCTGGCCCTGGCCCTCACTGGAGCTGCCCTGGCTGGCGGCGGCGCACCTGCCCCTACGCCCGCCGAACCAGCCCCGGTACAAACTGCGCCGGTCAGTCCTGCTCCAGGGCAGCCGACCCCGACCACGCCCACCACTGGTGGTGGCTACGTCCCCAGCCCTTACGTCGCCAAGGCCACGCTGCTGAATGCAGAGGGGCAAATTCGCGGCAGCGTCCGCTTTTCGCAGGTGGAGGGAGGCACGCGGGTACAGGTGCTGGCCTCTGGCCTGACGCCCGGACAGGCTGGCATGCATGTCCACGCCAATGGGGTGTGTGAAGCCAGCCGCAACGAGCAGACGGGAGAAGTGACGCCATTCGGCGCTGCAGGCGGCCACTTTGACCCGGCGGGGACCGGCAACCATGCCACCCCCACGACCTCCAGCCTGCTGGGCCACGCCGGTGACCTGCCCATGCTGACGGTGGGTGAAGATGGCCGCGCCGAGGCTGACTTTGTCACTCAGAAAATATCTGTCAACGGTTTCTTCGGAGTAATGGGCAAGTCGGTGGTCGTCCATGCCATGTCCGACGACTACGCTACTGATCCCGCAGGCAATGCCGGAGCCCGGGTCAGCTGCGGTGTCGTGACCCGCTAA
- a CDS encoding cation:proton antiporter, protein MDVDFAHALDHAVVVLPIIVALGLAAQILASRLKIPAILPLLLTGFLVGPLLHVISPGTALTQTGLSTLTSLAVAVILFEGGLTLRFKDIAGHGLAVTRLISVGALVTWVLAAAGAHFITGLDWGVAALFGALVIVTGPTVIAPLLQNIRPNARVSGVLRWEGILIDPIGVLAAAIAFEWVRSSSGNEALTATLTQMATFIGVGTIFGVVMGLAMIWALRREIIPDHLVNPAVLAWALLAFGLTDIFVPESGLLAVTIMGMMAANMNVPRLNELLHFKEEVVVILLSTIFVALAANIPTSALLGVFQPAPLLLLAFMILIVRPISVMISTAGSNLNLKERAFISYIGPRGIVAAAVSALFASRLTELGVPGGEQLLTLVFAVIVGTVILVSLTAKPVARALGVAQADPDGFLVVGAHLWARELALALKNEGVDVLVADTNPANIAQARMEGLGGHYGSLLSEAADRIPMEGIGNLLALTPNDEANTLTTRKYEKSFGRAHVFQLYPGGENRRTQINDNYSAQSAFSGTPTFSELQKMFAEGAKLRRTRLTDEYTLEHYRTELPENALLLFYGREGRMQVATGLPDTAQAGTVLIALVPPPGAPDTVPGSHSPEQPQPVSPQEATTNVAEPEQMDTGR, encoded by the coding sequence ATGGACGTTGATTTTGCCCATGCCCTGGACCATGCGGTGGTCGTCTTACCGATCATCGTGGCCCTGGGGCTGGCCGCCCAGATTCTGGCCTCGCGCCTCAAGATTCCCGCCATTTTGCCGCTGCTGCTCACCGGATTCCTGGTCGGCCCACTCCTGCACGTCATCAGTCCCGGAACCGCCCTCACCCAGACAGGTCTGAGCACCCTCACCTCACTGGCCGTTGCCGTGATTCTGTTTGAGGGTGGCCTGACACTGCGCTTCAAGGACATCGCCGGACACGGCCTGGCCGTCACCCGGCTGATCTCCGTGGGTGCGCTGGTCACCTGGGTGCTGGCGGCGGCCGGAGCACACTTCATCACCGGGCTGGACTGGGGTGTGGCTGCGCTGTTCGGGGCACTGGTGATTGTGACCGGCCCTACCGTGATCGCGCCGCTATTGCAAAACATCCGCCCGAATGCCCGTGTCTCGGGTGTCCTGCGCTGGGAAGGCATCCTGATTGATCCCATCGGCGTACTGGCGGCGGCCATCGCCTTCGAGTGGGTGCGCTCCAGCAGCGGTAACGAAGCCCTGACGGCCACCCTGACCCAGATGGCGACCTTTATCGGGGTCGGCACCATCTTTGGCGTCGTGATGGGCTTGGCCATGATCTGGGCCCTGCGCCGTGAGATTATCCCCGACCATCTGGTGAACCCGGCGGTGCTGGCCTGGGCCCTGCTGGCCTTTGGCCTGACCGACATTTTCGTTCCGGAATCTGGCCTGCTGGCCGTCACGATCATGGGGATGATGGCGGCCAACATGAACGTGCCGCGCCTGAACGAGTTGCTGCACTTCAAAGAGGAAGTGGTCGTGATTTTGCTGAGTACCATCTTTGTGGCACTGGCGGCCAACATTCCCACTTCGGCGCTGCTGGGGGTGTTCCAGCCTGCCCCGCTGCTGCTGCTGGCCTTTATGATCCTGATCGTGCGGCCCATAAGCGTGATGATCAGCACGGCGGGCAGCAACCTGAACCTCAAGGAACGGGCTTTTATCAGCTATATCGGACCTCGCGGCATCGTCGCAGCGGCAGTCAGTGCGCTGTTCGCCAGCCGCCTGACCGAGTTGGGTGTACCTGGCGGCGAACAACTGCTCACGCTGGTGTTTGCAGTGATTGTCGGTACTGTGATTCTGGTCAGTCTGACTGCCAAGCCAGTGGCCCGTGCCCTTGGGGTGGCCCAGGCTGACCCGGACGGCTTCTTGGTGGTGGGGGCCCATCTCTGGGCACGCGAGCTGGCCCTGGCCCTCAAGAACGAGGGGGTGGACGTGCTGGTGGCTGACACCAACCCGGCCAACATTGCCCAGGCCCGGATGGAAGGTCTAGGCGGCCACTACGGCAGCCTGCTCAGCGAGGCCGCCGACCGCATTCCCATGGAGGGCATCGGCAACCTGCTGGCCCTGACGCCCAACGACGAAGCCAATACGCTAACCACCCGCAAGTATGAAAAATCCTTTGGCCGCGCCCACGTGTTCCAGCTCTATCCGGGGGGTGAGAACCGCCGTACCCAGATCAACGACAATTACAGCGCCCAAAGCGCTTTTTCAGGTACGCCGACCTTCAGCGAACTGCAGAAAATGTTTGCAGAAGGGGCCAAGCTGCGCCGCACCCGCCTGACGGACGAGTACACGTTGGAGCACTACCGCACCGAATTGCCGGAGAACGCCCTGCTGCTGTTTTATGGCCGCGAAGGCCGAATGCAGGTGGCCACTGGCCTTCCCGACACGGCCCAGGCAGGGACCGTGTTGATCGCGTTGGTTCCACCGCCTGGCGCGCCGGATACCGTTCCTGGCAGCCACAGCCCTGAGCAGCCGCAGCCTGTCAGCCCACAGGAAGCCACCACCAACGTGGCGGAGCCGGAGCAAATGGACACCGGGAGGTAA
- a CDS encoding CAP domain-containing protein yields MKRLLPLVVLGLTACSAASHPPLPDELKYTWYPSTDRTASADELAVLAHTNAARAAGQTCGQTPYPPAPALVWSDTLAHAARNHAQDMAARQYFGHVTPEGVTGAQRMTLAGYRWQYAGENLAAGQDTAAQVVAKWLASEGHCRNLMNPNFTELGVGAVAHADRYGRYHVQNFGQPAR; encoded by the coding sequence ATGAAACGGCTGCTTCCTCTGGTGGTGCTGGGCCTTACCGCTTGCTCGGCTGCGTCTCATCCCCCTCTCCCTGATGAGCTGAAGTACACCTGGTATCCCAGCACCGACCGCACCGCCAGTGCCGATGAGCTGGCGGTACTGGCGCACACCAATGCTGCCCGCGCTGCGGGGCAGACCTGCGGCCAGACCCCTTATCCACCCGCTCCCGCACTGGTCTGGAGCGACACGCTGGCCCACGCCGCCCGCAACCACGCGCAGGACATGGCGGCGCGGCAGTATTTTGGGCATGTGACCCCAGAGGGCGTGACGGGTGCCCAGCGCATGACCCTGGCGGGCTACCGCTGGCAATACGCAGGCGAGAACTTGGCCGCCGGACAGGACACCGCTGCTCAGGTGGTGGCGAAGTGGCTGGCCAGCGAAGGCCACTGCCGCAACCTGATGAACCCCAACTTTACTGAGTTGGGGGTAGGCGCTGTGGCCCATGCGGACAGGTATGGCAGGTACCACGTGCAGAATTTCGGCCAGCCAGCGCGTTAA
- the ribF gene encoding riboflavin biosynthesis protein RibF has translation MKTYISPDQRPDTDIVLAIGSFDGVHLGHQALLAQLKAKAREYRVPSVVYTFDPPTKVLMKGVEYLSTLPEKLELMALYGIDETVAVPFTREFAARDKAAFLDDLRQMRPRAIVVGEDFYFGKARAGGVDDLREVTRDVVVVPIHGVSGEDIKSTRVREYLREGDVAGAARLLGRLYSAQGVVVRGDQLGRTIGYPTANIQVPEGKALPQGVFAVRVLNDKSQPWDGMANIGFRPTVGGQERRFEVHLFDYAGELYGEELQIHFVRRLRGEQRFSGLEELKAQLGRDAQAARDALS, from the coding sequence ATGAAAACCTACATCTCCCCCGACCAGCGCCCCGACACCGACATCGTGCTGGCCATCGGCTCCTTTGATGGGGTGCATCTGGGACACCAGGCGCTGCTGGCCCAGCTCAAAGCCAAAGCCCGTGAGTACCGCGTGCCTAGCGTGGTGTATACCTTCGACCCGCCCACCAAGGTCCTGATGAAAGGCGTCGAATACCTCTCCACCCTGCCGGAAAAGCTGGAACTGATGGCGCTGTACGGCATTGACGAGACGGTAGCGGTGCCGTTTACCCGCGAGTTCGCGGCACGCGACAAGGCGGCTTTCTTGGACGACCTGCGTCAGATGCGCCCCCGCGCCATCGTGGTGGGCGAGGACTTTTATTTCGGCAAGGCGCGGGCTGGGGGCGTAGACGATCTGCGTGAAGTCACCCGTGACGTGGTGGTGGTTCCCATTCACGGCGTAAGCGGTGAAGACATCAAGAGCACCCGCGTACGTGAATACCTGCGTGAAGGCGACGTGGCGGGCGCGGCGCGGCTACTGGGCCGCCTCTACTCGGCGCAGGGCGTGGTGGTGCGCGGCGATCAGCTGGGGCGCACCATCGGCTATCCCACCGCCAACATCCAGGTGCCTGAAGGCAAAGCGCTGCCACAGGGGGTATTCGCCGTGCGCGTGCTGAACGACAAATCCCAGCCCTGGGACGGCATGGCCAACATCGGGTTCCGGCCCACGGTGGGCGGCCAGGAGCGGCGCTTCGAGGTGCATCTGTTCGATTATGCGGGCGAGCTCTACGGCGAGGAACTCCAGATTCACTTTGTGCGGCGACTGCGCGGCGAACAGCGGTTCAGCGGCCTAGAAGAACTCAAGGCGCAGCTGGGCCGGGATGCTCAGGCAGCCCGGGACGCCCTGAGTTAA